The proteins below come from a single Lasioglossum baleicum chromosome 20, iyLasBale1, whole genome shotgun sequence genomic window:
- the LOC143218924 gene encoding uncharacterized protein F13E9.13, mitochondrial has product MNVSQIFERDCKINFIRSYNFYRSEMTRFHKLFAKGKCSVIGMVHVGALPGTPLHRHPLTKIVNDAVRDAEIYRDCNVDGILVENMHDIPYVTAKNVLPETTAIMTRVCTEIRRLLPARIPCGVQILAGCNKEAVAVAKAADFQFVRAEGFVFSHVADEGFTDACAGTLLRYRKQIDADDILIFTDIKKKHSSHAVTSDVSLSETAKAAEFFLTDGIVLTGTATGEEASTKELAEVKEAAKGPVLIGSGITIANIDNYCSSDAVIVGTHFKVNGLWSNGVDKQRVHDFMTKMRRK; this is encoded by the exons ATGAacgtttcgcaaattttcgaacgtgactgtaaaataaatttcataCGTTCGTATAACTTTTATCGGAGCGAGATGACGCGTTTTCATAAATTATTCGCGAAGGGAAAGTGTTCTGTGATCGGAATGGTGCACGTCGGTGCTTTACCTG GGACTCCCCTGCATAGACACCCCCTAACGAAGATCGTAAACGATGCAGTCAGGGATGCTGAAATTTACAGGGACTGTAATGTC GATGGTATCTTAGTGGAAAATATGCACGACATTCCCTATGTAACAGCTAAAAATGTACTCCCCGAAACCACAGCGATCATGACCAGAGTATGTACAGAAATAAGAAGACTATTGCCCGCTCGTATTCCCTGCGGTGTACAG ATTTTAGCAGGTTGCAACAAGGAAGCGGTTGCGGTAGCGAAGGCTGCAGATTTCCAATTTGTCAGGGCAGAGGGATTTGTGTTTTCACATGTCGCGGACGAAGGCTTCACAGACGCCTGTGCAGGTACTTTATTGAGGTACAGGAAACAGATCGACGCCGATGACATCCTTATTTTCACTGACATTAAGAAGAAACATAG TTCACACGCGGTCACCTCGGATGTAAGTTTATCAGAGACGGCGAAAGCAGCAGAGTTTTTCTTGACGGATGGAATTGTACTGACAGGAACTGCCACCGGGGAGGAGGCTAGTACAAAGGAGCTCGCAG AGGTGAAAGAGGCTGCTAAAGGTCCTGTGCTGATTGGTTCTGGGATCACGATAGCCAACATAGACAATTACTGCTCCTCCGATGCAGTGATTGTAGGGACCCATTTCAAGGTGAATGGACTGTGGAGCAACGGGGTTGATAAACAAAGGGTTCACgactttatgacgaaaatgaggaGGAAGTGA